A single Branchiostoma floridae strain S238N-H82 chromosome 11, Bfl_VNyyK, whole genome shotgun sequence DNA region contains:
- the LOC118425550 gene encoding flotillin-2-like: MGNINTVGPNEALVVSGGCCGADTRKTVIGGWAWAWWLVTDVQRLSLEVMTLNPTCESVETAEGVPLTVTGVAQVKVMTEPELLSTACEQFLGKSVSHIESVILQTLEGHLRAILGTLTVEAVYKDRDQFAQLVREVASPDVGRMGIEILSFTIKDVFDRVEYLSSLGRSQTAAVKRDADIGVAEAERDAGIREAECEKARMDVRYDADTLIADHDRMFKLKKSEYEMEVQAKKAEANLAYELQAAKVRQKIRNEEIEIEVVERRKQIDIEEKEIQRKDKELIAIVRRPAEAEAYKVQTIAEGKRTQTVKVAQADSGKIKLIGEADASAIEAIGKAEAERMRQKAAAYKMYGDAAMMALVLESLPKIAAEASAPLARTEEIVLLGGEGSRSTQEITKLISELPPAVQALTGVDLSKVLTKVPGAK, from the exons ATGGGAAACATAAACACAGTGGGGCCGAACGAAGCCCTGGTGGTGTCAG GTGGTTGTTGTGGTGCAGATACAAGGAAGACTGTGATTGGTGGATGGGCCTGGGCATGGTGGTTGGTTACTGATGTGCAAAG GCTGTCTCTTGAGGTCATGACCCTTAACCCGACCTGTGAGAGTGTGGAGACAGCGGAGGGCGTGCCCTTGACCGTGACAGGCGTGGCACAGGTCAAGGTCATGACGGAGCCGGAGCTGCTGAGCACAGCCTGTGAACAGTTCCTGGGGAAATCTGTGTCACACATCGAGTCTGTCATCCTGCAGACACTGGAGGGGCATCTCAGGGCTATCCTGG GCACACTGACTGTGGAGGCAGTCTACAAGGACAGGGACCAGTTTGCCCAGCTGGTACGAGAGGTGGCCTCCCCCGACGTCGGTCGCATGGGCATCGAGATTCTGTCCTTCACCATCAAGGACGTCTTCGACCGCGTGGAGTACCTGTCGTCTCTCGGCAGATCGCAGACGGCCGCCGTGAAGAGAGATGCCGACATCGGTGTGGCTGAGGCAGAGAGAGACGCAGGAATCAGG GAAGCTGAATGTGAGAAGGCAAGGATGGACGTTCGATACGACGCGGACACGCTGATCGCTGACCACGACAGAATGTTCAAACTGAAGAAGTCGGAGTATGAGATGGAAGTGCAGGCCAAG AAAGCCGAGGCCAACCTGGCCTACGAGCTGCAGGCTGCAAAAGTTCGACAGAAGATCCGTAACGAGGAGATTGAGATTGAGGTTGTGGAGCGCCGTAAGCAGATCGACATTGAGGAGAAGGAGATCCAGCGTAAGGACAAGGAACTGATCGCCATTGTGAGGCGCCCAGCCGAGGCAGAGGCCTACAAGGTGCAGACAATAGCAGAGGGCAAGAG GACACAGACCGTCAAGGTGGCCCAGGCTGACTCAGGTAAGATCAAGCTGATCGGAGAGGCTGACGCCAGTGCAATCGAAGCCATCGGAAAGGCGGAGGCAGAGCGCATGAGACAGAAGGCCGCGGCGTACAAGATGTACGGAGATGCCGCCATGATGGCTCTGGTGTTGGAGTCCCTGCCTAAG ATTGCTGCAGAAGCGTCTGCTCCATTGGCTAGGACCGAGGAGATCGTGCTGCTGGGCGGAGAAGGCAGCCGCAGCACACAGGAGATCACCAAGCTGATCAGCGAGCTCCCGCCGGCTGTGCAAGCCCTCACCGGAGTCGACCTGTCCAAG GTGTTGACTAAGGTGCCCGGAGCAAAGTAG
- the LOC118425551 gene encoding uncharacterized protein LOC118425551 → MASVRSASLLLLLPITLLLLVRHTCCKEYFFNKDRECHVQVERVQPKVQNPGGPCSTVHRVKCGEQITLDSIRVVASEKLGFEVVDVLDWDTRSPLDETITIMEDTKIWVTDAPVRRHTYSAEDFDFMHDDL, encoded by the exons ATGGCTTCCGTGCGGTCCGcctccctcctcctcctcctccccatcACCCTCCTCCTCCTGGTGCGCCACACCTGCTGTAAGGAGTACTTCTTCAACAAGGACCGGGAGTGCCACGTGCAGGTGGAGCGGGTGCAGCCGAAGGTGCAGAACCCGGGTGGGCCGTGCAGCACTGTGCACCGGGTGAAGTGTGGGGAACAGATCACCCTGGATAGCATTCGGGTTGTGGCGTCAGAGAAG CTTGGTTTTGAGGTGGTGGATGTGCTGGACTGGGACACCAGGTCACCCCTGGATGAAACCATCACCATCATGGAGGACACCAAGATCTGGGTGACGGACGCGCCCGTCAGGAGACACACGTACAGCGCTGAAGATTTCGACTTCATGCACGACGATCTGTGA
- the LOC118425625 gene encoding serine/threonine-protein phosphatase 4 catalytic subunit gives MTDCSDLDRQIEQLRRCEIIKEGEVKALCGKAREILIEESNVQRVDSPVTVCGDIHGQFYDLKELFKVGGDVPDTNYLFMGDFVDRGFYSVETFLLLLALKVRYPDRITLIRGNHESRQITQVYGFYDECLRKYGSITVWRYCTEIFDYLSLSAIIDGKIFCVHGGLSPSIQTLDQIRTIDRKQEVPHDGPMCDLLWSDPEDTQGWGVSPRGAGYLFGSDVVAQFNAANNIDMICRAHQLVMEGYKWHFNETVLTVWSAPNYCYRCGNVAAILELDEHLQKDFTIFEAAPQEARGIPSKKPQADYFL, from the exons ATGACTGACTGCAGTGATTTGGACAG ACAAATAGAGCAGCTTCGACGCTGCGAAATCATCAAGGAGGGAGAGGTAAAAGCTCTCTGTGGCAAGGCCAG AGAAATCCTTATAGAAGAAAGCAATGTCCAGAGGGTCGACTCGCCAGTTACAGTGTGTGGGGACATCCACGGGCAGTTCTATGACCTTAAGGAACTTTTCAAG GTTGGGGGGGACGTGCCAGACACAAACTACCTGTTCATGGGGGATTTTGTAGACAGAGGGTTTTACAGTGTGGAGACATTCCTGTTGCTACTTGCTCTTAAG GTTCGTTATCCAGACCGTATTACGCTGATCAGAGGCAACCACGAGAGTCGACAGATCACACAGGTGTACGGGTTCTACGACGAGTGCCTGAGGAAGTATGGGTCCATCACGGTCTGGAGATACTGCACCGAGATCTTCGACTACCTCAGCTTGTCAGCCATTATAGACGGGAAG ATTTTCTGTGTACACGGAGGCCTGTCCCCATCCATCCAGACATTAGACCAG ATTCGCACAATAGATAGAAAACAAGAGGTTCCTCATGACGGCCCCATGTGTGACCTGCTGTGGTCCGATCCAGAGGACACGCAGGGGTGGGGGGTCAGCCCCAGGGGGGCGGGGTACCTGTTTGGCAGCGACGTGGTCGCACAGTTTAACGCTGCTAACAACATTGACATGATCTGCCGAGCACATCAGCTGGTGATGGAAGGGTACAAGTGGCACTTCAACGAGACAGTCCTGACAGTGTGGTCAGCTCCTAACTACTGCTATAG GTGTGGAAATGTAGCGGCCATACTAGAACTAGACGAACACTTGCAGAAGGACTTTACCATCTTTGAAGCAGCACCTCAAGAAGCCAGAGGCATTCCTTCCAAGAAACCTCAGGCAGACTACTTCTTGTAA
- the LOC118425624 gene encoding serine/threonine-protein phosphatase 4 catalytic subunit-like has protein sequence MTDYSDLDRQIEQLRRCEIITEGEVKELCAKARETLIEEGNIKTIGSPVTVCGNIHGQFYDLKKLFEIGGDMPGTNYLFMGDFVDRGFYSVETFLLLLALKVRYPDRITLIRGNHESRQITQVYGFYDECLRKYGSITVWRYCTEIFDYLSLSAIVDGKIFCVHGGLSPSIQTLDQIHTIDRKQEIPAGGPMCDLLWSDPEDMQGWGVSPGGAGYLFGSDVVAQFNAANNIDMICRAHQLVMEGYKWHFNETVLTVWSAPNYCYRCGNVAAILELDEDLQKELTIFEAAPQEVRGDVPPEKPKSEYFL, from the exons ATGACTGACTACAGTGATTTGGACAG ACAAATAGAGCAGCTTCGACGCTGCGAAATCATCACAGAGGGAGAGGTAAAAGAGCTCTGCGCGAAGGCAAG AGAAACCCTCATAGAAGAAGGCAATATCAAAACGATAGGCTCACCCGTTACAGTGTGTGGGAACATCCATGGGCAGTTCTATGATCTTAAGAAACTCTTCGAG ATTGGAGGGGACATGCCAGGCACAAACTACCTGTTCATGGGGGATTTTGTAGACAGAGGGTTTTACAGTGTGGAGACATTCCTGTTGCTACTTGCTCTTAAG GTTCGTTATCCGGACCGTATTACGCTGATCAGAGGCAACCACGAGAGTCGGCAGATCACACAGGTGTACGGGTTCTACGACGAGTGCCTGAGGAAGTATGGGTCCATCACAGTCTGGAGATACTGCACCGAGATCTTCGACTACCTCAGCTTGTCAGCCATTGTTGATGGAAAG aTTTTCTGTGTACACGGAGGCCTGTCCCCATCCATCCAGACATTAGACCAG ATTCACACAATAGATAGAAAACAAGAGATTCCAGCGGGCGGCCCCATGTGTGACCTGCTGTGGTCCGATCCAGAGGACATGCAGGGGTGGGGGGTCAGCCCCGGGGGGGCGGGGTACCTGTTTGGCAGCGACGTGGTCGCACAGTTTAACGCCGCTAACAACATTGACATGATCTGTCGAGCACATCAGCTGGTGATGGAAGGGTACAAGTGGCACTTCAACGAGACAGTCCTGACGGTGTGGTCAGCTCCTAACTACTGCTATAG GTGTGGAAATGTAGCGGCCATACTAGAACTAGACGAAGACTTGCAGAAGGAATTAACCATCTTTGAAGCAGCACCTCAAGAAGTCAGAGGCGATGTTCCCCCTGAGAAACCTAAATCAGAGTACTTCTTGTAA